A genomic window from Solanum dulcamara chromosome 11, daSolDulc1.2, whole genome shotgun sequence includes:
- the LOC129873099 gene encoding protein IRX15-LIKE-like translates to MKNNIGSNTKLILLHPYIQKQGTSNRLWVLAFISFFTLAFLLTLIYTRESLTTSSVAAVSAITGSANPPLSKAVVRALTHYASNSNNTERMSYTDIKQIADVLRQCQQPCNLLVFGLTHETLLWKALNHNGRTVFIDENRYYAAYIEEKYPEIEAYDVQYTTKLSEMKELIAAVKEQIRNECKPVQNLLFSECKLGINDLPNQFYEVNWDVILVDGPRGYWPEAPGRMSAIFTAGVLARSNKSGNPKTHVFVHDFNQKVDRITSEEFLCKENLVNSKDMLGHFVIGRMAPNSYKFCRNHI, encoded by the coding sequence ATGAAGAACAACATTGGCAGTAACACAAAACTCATACTCTTACATCCTTATATACAGAAACAGGGCACCTCCAATCGTTTATGGGTTCTtgcttttatttcatttttcacTCTTGCATTCCTCCTTACTCTTATTTACACAAGAGAATCCCTCACCACTTCCTCTGTCGCCGCTGTCTCTGCCATAACTGGTTCAGCTAATCCTCCCTTGTCAAAAGCAGTTGTAAGGGCCCTTACACATTATGCTTCAAATTCCAACAACACCGAACGTATGTCGTATACAGATATCAAACAAATTGCTGATGTCCTTCGACAATGTCAACAACCTTGTAATCTCCTCGTTTTCGGCCTTACCCACGAGACACTTCTATGGAAAGCCTTAAATCACAATGGCAGAACAGTTTTCATCGACGAAAATAGATATTATGCTGCTTACATTGAGGAGAAATACCCTGAAATTGAAGCTTACGACGTGCAGTATACAACCAAATTGAGCGAAATGAAAGAGTTGATTGCTGCAGTGAAGGAACAAATACGAAACGAATGTAAGCCAGTGCAGAATTTGTTGTTTTCGGAGTGTAAACTCGGGATAAATGACCTTCCTAATCAATTCTATGAGGTGAATTGGGATGTTATTTTGGTTGATGGACCAAGAGGGTACTGGCCAGAGGCACCCGGTCGAATGTCTGCTATTTTCACTGCTGGAGTATTGGCACGGAGCAACAAGAGTGGCAATCCGAAGACACATGTTTTTGTGCATGATTTTAATCAAAAAGTGGACAGAATCACAAGTGAAGAGTTCTTATGTAAAGAGAATTTGGTGAATTCCAAGGATATGTTGGGACATTTTGTCATAGGAAGAATGGCTCCCAACAGCTACAAGTTCTGTCGCAACCATATATAA
- the LOC129873098 gene encoding uncharacterized protein At4g06744-like, with protein sequence MKAKNIFGSHFISTAQLLVLLIFFVSSFFHANTLTSSGKNGREAIEIIIGGGDVPPIAPAYPPSNGDEPICPLPPPPPEPLCPPPMPPPSPKPPKTPLPPKPRVSPPPPPPSPKPRVSPPPSNDLLASAIGVIQRFKRTITKDPFNVTGTWEGKDICKDKTKYKGFICNNNKVVAVDFNGFRLEGKPLSLKDFLNGIKTLEIFHSNSNNFTGELPNDISTQKIQNLFELDLSNNKFMGTFPKAVLSATRLTYLDIRFNQIKGLVDPQVFTLDLDILFLNDNYFSGKIPENLGRTPALFLTLANNQFTGEIPKSIGQAKGNLLEVVMFNNQLTGCLPYEIGMLKLASVFDASKNKLTGPIPQSFGCLEQMELMNLSYNQLYGEVPETLCKISCLDKLTLKYNYFTQVGPECRKLIEENVLDVGMNCIIDLENQRKPEECEAFFLQNKKCRDMKSLSYVPCNIHELSSRKNSACPAKRGDAMARSTTYAAINKPHL encoded by the coding sequence ATGAAGGCAAAAAACATATTTGGCAGCCACTTTATTTCAACAGCTCAATTATTAGTACTACTCATCTTCTTTGTTTCCTCATTCTTCCATGCAAATACCTTAACTTCATCTGGCAAAAATGGCAGAGAAgcaatagaaatcataattggAGGAGGAGATGTCCCTCCCATTGCTCCTGCTTATCCTCCTTCTAATGGAGATGAACCAATATgccctcttcctcctcctcctccagAGCCACTTTGTCCCCCTCCAATGCCCCCACCCTCACCCAAACCCCCAAAGACTCCACTTCCTCCCAAACCCAGAGTatccccacccccacccccaccctcTCCCAAACCCAGAGTATCCCCACCCCCCTCCAATGATCTACTAGCATCAGCCATAGGTGTCATTCAAAGATTTAAAAGGACAATAACTAAAGACCCTTTTAACGTTACAGGAACATGGGAAGGCAAAGACATTTGCAAAGACAAAACCAAGTATAAAGGTTTCAtttgcaacaacaacaaagttGTTGCTGTCGATTTCAATGGTTTTCGCTTAGAGGGAAAGCCTCTGTCCCTGAAGGATTTCCTTAATGGAATCAAGACTCTGGAAATTTTCCATTCCAACTCCAACAACTTTACTGGAGAATTACCCAATGATATATCAACCCAGAAGATCCAAAATCTTTTCGAGCTAGATTTGAGCAATAACAAATTTATGGGTACTTTTCCAAAAGCTGTTCTTAGTGCCACCAGGTTAACTTATTTGGATATCAGATTCAACCAGATAAAAGGTCTAGTCGATCCTCAAGTATTCACACTAGACCTTGATATTCTTTTTCTTAACGACAATTATTTTTCCGGGAAAATCCCGGAAAATTTAGGCCGTACTCCTGCCCTGTTTCTTACACTAGCCAACAACCAATTTACTGGTGAAATCCCCAAAAGCATTGGCCAGGCCAAGGGAAACCTCTTGGAGGTTGTCATGTTTAATAATCAACTTACTGGTTGCTTGCCTTACGAGATAGGCATGTTGAAATTGGCATCTGTATTTGATGCTAGTAAGAACAAATTAACAGGTCCAATCCCGCAATCTTTCGGTTGCCTTGAGCAAATGGAATTGATGAATCTGTCTTACAATCAATTGTATGGCGAAGTACCGGAAACGTTGTGCAAGATCAGCTGCTTGGATAAACTCACTTTGAAATACAACTATTTCACACAGGTTGGACCAGAATGTCGGAAACTGATAGAGGAGAATGTACTTGATGTTGGCATGAATTGCATTATTGATCTTGAGAACCAGAGAAAACCAGAGGAATGCGAAGCTTTCTTTTTGCAAAACAAGAAATGCCGGGATATGAAATCACTAAGCTACGTGCCTTGTAATATTCATGAGCTCTCTTCTAGGAAGAATTCTGCATGTCCAGCTAAACGTGGCGATGCAATGGCTCGTTCTACTACTTATGCTGCCATCAATAAACCTCACCTCTGA